One genomic segment of candidate division KSB1 bacterium includes these proteins:
- a CDS encoding redoxin domain-containing protein, whose amino-acid sequence MEKTARSWARVACILAGMALILASCGKAPEANLAAKAAEVDSVWAKGLKVSRNYDSLRTVQMDLARRYTERVRLQRVQGEDLLALGSLYQVLGDYVKEQQALEKYLTVRGQKDSLAAVRLLQSYLFADSLHKAEAFAQEKMPALGLQPDYGQCLGLAYGFFDEGGLEKAELWVDRAIEKAPDQQRYSAVSFKAEIAAARDELSRALRLLDEEMKATQDERAQSYLRATLTRLQLPGRPAPAFAASDWIDGQPTTLAALRGKVVLLDFWAPWCGPCRATFPHLKKWYAEFHDKGLEIIGLTKHYGRFNQLEQNLKGLSPQEELEWIKKFKLHHEIPFPYAVANEQQAKRNFDAYGVKGIPTVAVIDQRGIVQLIVVGSGENQAQKIETKLRELLKV is encoded by the coding sequence ATGGAGAAAACGGCAAGAAGCTGGGCGCGCGTCGCGTGCATTCTTGCAGGGATGGCCCTGATTCTGGCCTCCTGCGGAAAGGCCCCCGAGGCCAACTTGGCCGCCAAAGCGGCAGAAGTGGACAGCGTGTGGGCCAAGGGGCTCAAGGTGTCGCGCAACTACGACAGCCTGCGCACGGTGCAGATGGACCTGGCCAGACGTTACACCGAGCGAGTGCGACTTCAGCGGGTGCAGGGCGAAGACCTCCTGGCGCTGGGCTCGCTCTACCAGGTGCTGGGTGATTACGTCAAGGAGCAACAGGCGCTGGAGAAGTACCTGACCGTTCGCGGGCAGAAAGATAGCCTGGCCGCAGTGCGCCTGCTGCAGAGCTACCTCTTCGCCGACAGTCTGCACAAGGCGGAAGCATTCGCTCAGGAGAAGATGCCTGCCCTGGGCCTGCAACCGGATTATGGACAGTGCCTGGGCTTGGCCTACGGCTTTTTCGACGAAGGAGGCCTGGAGAAGGCTGAACTCTGGGTGGACCGCGCCATAGAAAAGGCCCCCGACCAGCAGCGCTATTCGGCCGTCAGCTTCAAGGCAGAAATTGCCGCGGCCCGCGACGAGCTGTCTCGCGCCCTGCGCCTGCTGGATGAGGAAATGAAGGCGACCCAGGACGAGCGGGCGCAAAGCTACCTGCGCGCCACGCTGACCAGACTCCAGCTGCCAGGCAGACCGGCACCTGCCTTCGCAGCCAGCGACTGGATCGACGGCCAACCCACTACCTTAGCAGCCCTGCGCGGCAAGGTGGTGCTCCTTGACTTTTGGGCGCCTTGGTGCGGACCGTGTCGCGCCACTTTTCCCCACCTGAAAAAGTGGTATGCGGAGTTCCACGACAAGGGACTGGAGATTATTGGCCTCACCAAGCACTACGGCCGGTTCAACCAGTTAGAACAGAACCTCAAGGGCTTGTCACCACAGGAAGAACTGGAGTGGATAAAGAAGTTCAAGCTCCACCACGAGATCCCCTTCCCATACGCGGTGGCAAACGAGCAGCAGGCAAAGCGCAACTTTGACGCCTACGGGGTAAAAGGCATCCCCACCGTCGCGGTGATCGACCAAAGAGGGATAGTGCAGCTCATCGTGGTCGGCTCGGGCGAGAACCAGGCCCAGAAGATCGAGACGAAGCTCAGAGAGCTGCTCAAGGTGTGA
- a CDS encoding VOC family protein, whose translation MPDSLDRILLAVRSIEDSVAFYRNVLGARVKLREPDLCIFTLGGIELCVELERPELADERPVKHGFAFGFSVANVDSAYSELRTKKKAPVLTTPRESRLGRYFEIVDPDGHIIRFTEKR comes from the coding sequence ATGCCCGACTCGCTGGACCGCATCCTACTGGCAGTTAGGTCGATAGAGGACTCGGTCGCTTTCTACCGCAATGTGCTGGGCGCACGCGTCAAGTTGCGCGAGCCAGACCTCTGCATCTTCACCCTCGGTGGCATCGAGCTGTGCGTCGAGCTGGAGCGCCCGGAGCTGGCCGACGAACGCCCGGTGAAACATGGTTTCGCCTTCGGCTTCAGCGTGGCCAATGTGGATAGCGCCTACAGCGAACTCCGCACTAAGAAAAAGGCGCCTGTGCTGACAACGCCGCGCGAGTCGCGCCTGGGGCGTTACTTCGAGATCGTCGACCCCGACGGCCACATCATCAGGTTCACCGAGAAACGCTGA
- a CDS encoding PorV/PorQ family protein gives MKSRLVLLMMAVTLCAALPLQGQIIKKGQVGFRFLENPISAEAVGRGCLGVAAARSANAVFWNPAGLPWIDGRWDVALNYTKGIADINHTSAAAALQLSRVGTLCLDAIMMDYGDFYGTRRADNEQGFIDTGVFSPSAWAVGLSFAQRVSDRFSYGVHLKYAYQDLGDAWVATAGADVDDPNLRIAQKSYAHGEPAVDVGAVYDFAYHGIRFGAVIQNVSREIRYESEKFPLPFAVSFALNVNPLSFLVPELNGHDLVLGFESRHPRDFKEKLKVGAEYTFHEVLLVRAGYMGNYDERGLTAGIGVRQKVGSSTMRIDYAFQDFGLFSSVHLFTFGMSY, from the coding sequence ATGAAGAGCAGACTGGTGTTGCTGATGATGGCGGTGACGCTTTGCGCGGCGTTACCCCTGCAAGGGCAGATTATCAAGAAAGGCCAGGTGGGGTTCAGGTTCTTGGAGAATCCCATATCTGCCGAGGCCGTAGGACGCGGCTGTCTGGGCGTGGCGGCCGCTCGCAGTGCCAACGCCGTTTTCTGGAATCCTGCCGGCTTGCCTTGGATCGACGGCCGATGGGATGTGGCGCTCAACTACACGAAAGGGATTGCCGACATCAATCACACCTCGGCGGCCGCGGCGTTACAGCTTTCCCGCGTGGGCACACTGTGTTTGGATGCCATCATGATGGACTATGGCGATTTCTACGGCACCCGACGCGCCGACAACGAGCAAGGTTTCATCGATACGGGCGTATTCTCGCCATCCGCCTGGGCAGTCGGCCTTTCCTTTGCACAACGGGTGAGCGACCGCTTCTCCTACGGCGTGCATCTCAAGTACGCCTACCAGGACCTTGGCGACGCTTGGGTGGCCACTGCCGGCGCCGACGTGGACGACCCCAACTTGCGGATCGCGCAAAAGTCCTACGCGCACGGTGAGCCGGCAGTGGATGTGGGCGCGGTCTATGACTTTGCCTATCACGGCATCCGCTTCGGCGCCGTCATCCAAAACGTCTCTCGCGAAATCCGCTACGAGAGCGAGAAATTCCCCTTGCCGTTTGCAGTGAGCTTTGCGCTGAACGTCAATCCGCTGTCGTTCCTGGTCCCTGAGCTCAACGGGCATGACCTCGTCCTGGGCTTTGAGTCGCGCCACCCGCGTGACTTCAAAGAGAAACTCAAAGTAGGAGCCGAATACACGTTCCACGAGGTGCTCCTGGTACGCGCGGGGTACATGGGCAACTATGACGAGCGCGGTCTGACGGCGGGCATCGGCGTGCGGCAGAAGGTCGGCAGCTCCACAATGCGCATCGATTACGCGTTTCAGGACTTTGGCCTGTTCAGCAGCGTCCACCTTTTCACGTTCGGCATGAGCTACTGA
- a CDS encoding aminoacyl-histidine dipeptidase, producing the protein MASLLEGLKPTALWRHFDEIRTIPHCSGNEKALGDYVLAVAARHGLAAERDEVGNIVVRKPASPGHEQAETVILQGHLDMVCEKNSDVAHDFRRDAIELQLVDGWVTAKGTTLGSDNGIGVAAALAVMEDSSLVHGPLEFLFTVDEETGLTGARHIKPGFLKGKKYLNLDSEEEGVYTIGCAGGADSVLKLPVSYVPAPIGEALKVHVSGLRGGHSGLDINTGRANALKVLTRLLWRADGVYEYAAADCGGGNKRNAIARESWTDVVVGRNSVEDFTTRVNRLAEAIKFEFRTVEPGLQVRVEKLPQAPARVLDSASWQRLLNALYVLPHGVLAMSREIAGLVETSNNVATLACNETHAVIQMSSRSSVMSALEAVRNRLKAFAELVGGEIEQPGGYPSWTPNLQSPLLAVMQEVHRRVFGKEAEVTAVHAGLECGIIGEKFPGMDMISLGPTIQHPHSPEERVNVASVESFWKLLTAALARLAEA; encoded by the coding sequence ATGGCATCACTGCTGGAAGGATTGAAGCCGACGGCACTGTGGCGGCACTTTGACGAGATCCGCACGATCCCCCACTGCTCAGGCAACGAAAAGGCACTGGGCGACTATGTGCTGGCAGTGGCGGCAAGACATGGCTTGGCGGCGGAGAGGGATGAGGTGGGAAACATCGTGGTACGCAAACCGGCATCGCCTGGGCACGAGCAGGCGGAAACGGTCATCTTGCAGGGCCACCTGGACATGGTCTGCGAGAAGAACTCCGACGTGGCCCACGATTTTCGGCGAGACGCCATCGAGCTCCAGCTCGTCGACGGCTGGGTGACCGCCAAGGGGACCACCCTCGGTTCGGACAACGGCATCGGCGTGGCCGCGGCATTGGCAGTCATGGAAGACAGTTCCCTCGTGCATGGCCCGCTGGAGTTCCTCTTCACGGTTGACGAGGAGACAGGCCTGACCGGCGCGCGGCACATCAAACCAGGCTTTTTGAAGGGCAAGAAGTACCTGAATCTCGACAGCGAAGAAGAGGGGGTTTACACCATCGGCTGCGCCGGCGGGGCAGACTCGGTGCTCAAGCTGCCGGTCAGCTACGTGCCGGCTCCAATAGGGGAGGCGTTGAAAGTCCATGTCAGCGGCCTGCGCGGTGGGCACTCCGGATTGGACATCAACACTGGTCGCGCAAATGCTCTGAAGGTGCTGACGCGCCTCTTGTGGCGGGCGGATGGTGTGTACGAGTACGCCGCAGCCGACTGTGGGGGCGGTAACAAGCGCAATGCCATCGCCCGCGAATCTTGGACGGACGTCGTGGTGGGTAGGAACAGCGTCGAGGATTTCACCACGCGCGTCAACCGTCTGGCCGAGGCGATCAAGTTCGAATTCCGCACTGTTGAGCCGGGTCTGCAGGTGCGGGTCGAGAAGCTGCCGCAGGCGCCGGCGCGTGTCTTGGACAGCGCCTCCTGGCAGCGACTGCTCAATGCGCTGTACGTGTTGCCCCACGGCGTGCTGGCCATGAGCAGAGAGATCGCCGGGCTGGTGGAGACCTCCAACAATGTGGCCACCTTAGCCTGCAACGAAACGCACGCCGTCATCCAAATGAGCAGTCGCAGCTCGGTGATGTCGGCCCTGGAGGCCGTGCGCAACCGCCTCAAGGCCTTTGCTGAGCTGGTGGGGGGCGAGATTGAACAGCCCGGCGGTTACCCCAGTTGGACGCCAAACCTGCAATCGCCCTTGCTGGCGGTGATGCAGGAGGTGCACCGCCGGGTGTTCGGCAAAGAGGCCGAGGTGACGGCGGTGCACGCCGGCCTGGAGTGCGGCATCATTGGCGAAAAGTTCCCGGGCATGGACATGATTTCGCTGGGTCCCACCATCCAACACCCGCATTCGCCTGAGGAGCGCGTCAACGTCGCCTCCGTGGAAAGTTTCTGGAAGCTTCTGACGGCTGCCTTGGCCCGCCTCGCCGAGGCATAG
- a CDS encoding TonB-dependent receptor produces the protein MVHRRTAQGWLVSLTGLVTLVLICMCPPAQAANGKIAGRVYDAQTKEPLPGANVIVESIWQAGRPVPLELKLGAAADREGYFVILNVPPGTYDIRARMMGYGPLLKQQVRVNLDRTTTVDFALSTQVLEMGAIEVVAEREPIRADVAGTQEIILTQRLAETPVLRVDEFVNKIKGVQLVADNDGQGLSIRGGGIRETDVRIDGISLRDPRSENSYLSLNSTSVEELHVLTGGFQAKYGGFRSGLVNVVTKEGRRDRYSLSLRMDATPGGQKKFFGVNPWSDESWIYRVFADTSEKGYAWKGTIGDTTVPEELRYFRGWKHKNEGRSNYEAIGIPRNAKLTPEQKLALWKRQHPQYRFADKPDVFVEGTLTGPVPGGGLPLVGALLVRTTFLAGFKYEDTQFAFPLGPRNNYVDWNGQLKLTTTFSPSIKLSLNSMYAEVNTLTAGRPSTFGGALIDNSSRFNFLSSTEVSVAQQAALLGGSNGFVQMFNKSRLQFYDKRLLVGGAKLTHTLSPKAFYTVDLQVGYTDNKLTPFALDTSRADAWFMLDSTYRVLDAPNKGTPNGSTNWLTDITNMFWLYGGLQAADSSYSWSANLKADLTAQLGRHHQLETGISVDFNHISVNSGTWLQSEQSWTPDTWQYYTAKPLEIGAYLQDKLEFQGMIATLGVRADYFNPNKKAYLVAHPLDQDYANFFNLVYQYLPGKFGSWEKWVKFREMLDEPPGWPATENKTQLKLSPRVGVSFPITVNSKLYFNYGHFYQRANPTFLYNQAVMPGATNVPCPDLTMARTVAYEFGYEQNFWKDFLFNVTFYYKDVKDEPLSRSYVDYWEEQTVQKYFPDFYKDIRGAELRLEKRLGRFFTFWGNYEYRLQTTGRTGLAYVYENRLRASEEERWPNIVTTDPRPLAHANINLHTPMNWGPRLYGLWPLAGIYVNFFFEWQDGGRQIINPQEPEEKQHRIEVVDYSNAALRAAKMVRIAGVNIELVATVQNLFNQKRLSFQNMSTAQFDRYKNSLHLPFESGEQHGNDKLGEWDKDYIDIGWFTAPLFLNPRRVLLGLRINL, from the coding sequence ATGGTGCATAGGCGTACTGCGCAGGGTTGGCTGGTCTCACTGACCGGCCTGGTGACACTGGTTTTGATTTGCATGTGCCCACCTGCACAAGCAGCAAATGGCAAGATAGCCGGTCGAGTCTACGACGCCCAGACCAAGGAGCCGTTGCCTGGTGCCAACGTCATCGTCGAAAGCATTTGGCAAGCGGGTCGGCCGGTGCCGCTGGAATTGAAACTTGGCGCCGCAGCCGACCGGGAGGGATACTTTGTCATCCTCAATGTCCCCCCTGGCACCTATGACATAAGGGCCAGGATGATGGGCTATGGGCCCTTGCTCAAGCAACAGGTGCGGGTGAACTTGGACCGTACCACCACGGTGGATTTTGCCCTCAGCACCCAGGTGCTGGAGATGGGAGCTATCGAGGTGGTGGCAGAGCGGGAACCCATCCGCGCCGATGTGGCGGGCACGCAGGAGATTATCCTCACTCAGCGACTGGCAGAGACCCCGGTGCTGCGCGTGGACGAGTTCGTCAACAAGATCAAGGGTGTGCAGCTGGTGGCCGACAATGACGGCCAGGGCCTCAGCATCCGCGGTGGGGGCATCCGCGAGACCGACGTGCGCATCGATGGCATTTCCTTGCGCGACCCGCGCTCCGAGAATTCGTACCTCTCGCTCAACTCCACCTCCGTGGAAGAGTTGCACGTGCTCACGGGTGGGTTCCAGGCAAAGTACGGCGGCTTCCGCTCCGGGTTGGTCAACGTGGTGACCAAGGAGGGGCGGCGCGACCGCTACTCGTTGTCCCTGCGCATGGATGCCACGCCCGGCGGACAGAAGAAGTTCTTCGGCGTCAACCCCTGGAGCGACGAGTCGTGGATCTATCGGGTCTTTGCCGACACGAGCGAAAAAGGCTACGCCTGGAAGGGCACCATCGGCGACACAACGGTGCCGGAGGAGCTGCGCTACTTCCGCGGGTGGAAACACAAGAATGAAGGCAGGAGCAACTATGAGGCCATCGGCATCCCCCGCAACGCTAAGCTCACGCCCGAGCAGAAGCTGGCATTGTGGAAGCGGCAACACCCGCAGTATCGCTTCGCCGACAAGCCAGACGTCTTCGTGGAGGGTACGCTCACCGGTCCAGTGCCGGGTGGCGGCTTGCCACTAGTGGGGGCCCTTCTGGTCCGCACCACCTTCCTGGCTGGGTTCAAGTACGAAGACACGCAATTCGCCTTTCCCCTTGGGCCGCGCAACAACTACGTGGACTGGAACGGCCAGCTCAAGTTGACCACCACCTTCAGCCCCAGCATAAAGTTGTCCCTGAACAGCATGTACGCCGAGGTGAATACCTTGACCGCCGGCCGGCCCAGCACCTTCGGCGGCGCGCTCATCGATAACTCCAGCCGCTTCAACTTCCTCAGCAGCACCGAGGTCTCCGTGGCCCAGCAGGCCGCCCTGCTCGGAGGGAGCAACGGCTTCGTGCAGATGTTCAACAAGAGCCGCCTGCAGTTCTACGACAAACGCCTGCTCGTCGGCGGCGCCAAGCTGACGCACACCCTGTCGCCCAAGGCCTTTTACACAGTCGACCTGCAGGTGGGGTACACCGACAACAAACTCACCCCCTTCGCCTTGGACACCTCGCGCGCCGATGCCTGGTTCATGTTGGACAGCACCTACCGCGTGCTGGATGCGCCGAACAAGGGCACTCCCAACGGCTCCACCAACTGGCTGACCGACATCACCAACATGTTTTGGCTGTACGGCGGCCTGCAGGCTGCAGACTCTTCCTACTCCTGGTCGGCGAACCTCAAGGCCGACCTCACCGCCCAATTAGGCCGGCACCACCAGCTGGAGACCGGCATCAGTGTCGACTTCAACCACATCTCGGTCAACTCTGGCACCTGGTTGCAGTCGGAGCAAAGTTGGACGCCCGACACCTGGCAGTACTACACGGCCAAGCCGCTGGAGATAGGCGCCTACCTCCAGGACAAACTCGAATTCCAGGGCATGATTGCCACCTTAGGCGTGCGGGCCGACTACTTCAATCCCAACAAGAAGGCGTATCTGGTTGCCCATCCGCTGGACCAGGACTATGCTAACTTCTTCAACTTGGTCTACCAGTACTTGCCAGGGAAGTTCGGCTCGTGGGAAAAGTGGGTCAAGTTCCGCGAGATGTTAGATGAGCCGCCCGGTTGGCCGGCCACGGAGAACAAGACGCAATTGAAGCTCTCGCCGCGCGTGGGGGTCTCTTTCCCGATAACCGTGAACAGCAAGCTCTATTTCAACTACGGCCATTTCTACCAGCGGGCGAATCCCACCTTCCTCTACAATCAAGCGGTGATGCCGGGCGCCACCAATGTGCCCTGTCCTGACCTGACCATGGCGCGCACGGTTGCCTATGAATTCGGCTACGAGCAGAACTTCTGGAAGGACTTTTTGTTCAACGTCACCTTCTACTACAAAGACGTGAAGGATGAGCCGCTGTCGCGCTCCTATGTGGACTACTGGGAAGAGCAGACGGTGCAGAAGTATTTCCCCGATTTCTACAAGGACATCAGGGGCGCGGAATTGCGCCTGGAGAAGCGGCTCGGTCGCTTCTTCACCTTCTGGGGCAACTATGAGTACCGCCTGCAGACTACTGGCCGCACCGGGCTGGCTTACGTGTACGAAAACCGTCTGCGCGCCAGTGAGGAGGAGCGGTGGCCGAACATTGTGACCACCGACCCCAGGCCGCTTGCCCATGCCAACATCAACCTGCACACGCCCATGAATTGGGGACCACGCCTGTACGGGCTCTGGCCGCTGGCCGGCATCTACGTCAACTTTTTCTTCGAGTGGCAGGATGGCGGCCGGCAGATCATCAATCCGCAGGAGCCTGAGGAAAAGCAACACCGCATCGAGGTGGTGGACTATTCCAACGCCGCCTTGCGCGCCGCCAAGATGGTACGCATCGCCGGGGTGAACATCGAGCTGGTGGCGACGGTGCAGAATCTCTTCAACCAGAAGCGGCTGTCGTTCCAAAACATGAGCACCGCCCAGTTTGACCGGTACAAAAACTCGCTGCACCTGCCCTTCGAGAGCGGAGAGCAGCACGGCAACGACAAGTTGGGCGAGTGGGACAAGGACTATATCGACATCGGTTGGTTCACGGCGCCCTTGTTCCTGAACCCGCGCCGCGTGCTCCTCGGGCTGCGCATCAACCTCTGA
- a CDS encoding glycosyl hydrolase family 18 protein, protein MVVGYYPSWVQQSFPPAAVDFARVTHVAHAFAWPNADGTIASSPEFDPRGFVAAVHGAGKKALLSLGGWGQSDGFSPMAADPARRARFVRAVTDMCQTHGYDGVDLDWEYPTLSDRGNLTALVSELHQALVGMTPSRLLSMAVPAGSWTAGQYDYLALAPHLEWFGCMTYDFHGSWTAHAGHNAPLYPSGGDRCGSVHEAVTFLLSLGLPKEKLLIGVPLYGRLFNATGLYSPSTGGGELWYSGAAALALAGWTYHWDEAARVPYLTNPNGTMLLTFDDTASVALKCAYIESKGLGGAIVWALGQDVIGGQQVLLATLGRRLLTPTAVAQKPGRPAGPFLRCYPDPCNASLTVLYNSPQPGMARLQLYDICGTMVWESEAPAWGAGEQRMPVDVSGLASGTYVCRLQASSTVLTRKVVIVR, encoded by the coding sequence ATGGTCGTGGGCTATTACCCTTCCTGGGTGCAGCAGAGTTTTCCCCCTGCGGCGGTCGATTTTGCCAGGGTGACGCACGTGGCCCATGCTTTTGCGTGGCCCAACGCCGACGGCACCATTGCTTCCTCCCCCGAGTTTGATCCGCGGGGATTCGTAGCGGCCGTGCACGGCGCCGGCAAGAAGGCGCTCCTCTCCCTTGGCGGCTGGGGGCAGTCGGACGGCTTTTCCCCGATGGCTGCAGACCCGGCACGCAGGGCCCGCTTCGTCAGGGCGGTCACCGACATGTGCCAGACACACGGTTACGATGGCGTGGACCTCGACTGGGAGTACCCGACGCTTTCGGATCGCGGCAATTTGACGGCCTTGGTGAGCGAATTGCACCAGGCCCTGGTCGGCATGACCCCATCCAGGCTGCTCTCCATGGCGGTGCCCGCAGGATCCTGGACGGCAGGCCAGTACGACTATCTCGCCCTCGCCCCGCATCTGGAATGGTTCGGGTGCATGACCTACGACTTTCACGGCAGCTGGACTGCGCACGCCGGGCACAATGCGCCGCTCTATCCCTCTGGCGGAGACCGGTGCGGCTCGGTGCACGAGGCCGTAACCTTTCTGCTTTCCCTCGGACTGCCCAAAGAGAAGCTGCTCATCGGCGTCCCGCTGTACGGACGACTGTTCAATGCCACGGGCTTGTACAGTCCCAGCACTGGCGGCGGCGAGCTATGGTACAGCGGCGCAGCGGCCCTCGCCCTCGCAGGCTGGACGTATCACTGGGATGAGGCAGCGCGAGTTCCCTACCTCACCAATCCCAATGGCACGATGCTCCTGACCTTCGACGATACGGCCTCGGTGGCGCTCAAGTGCGCGTACATCGAAAGCAAAGGGCTTGGCGGAGCGATTGTCTGGGCGCTGGGGCAGGACGTGATCGGCGGCCAGCAGGTCCTCTTGGCAACCCTGGGCCGCAGGCTTCTCACTCCCACTGCGGTAGCGCAGAAACCAGGCAGGCCGGCAGGGCCGTTCTTGCGCTGCTACCCCGACCCGTGTAATGCTTCTCTCACCGTGCTCTACAACTCGCCGCAGCCCGGTATGGCAAGGCTCCAGCTTTACGACATTTGTGGAACAATGGTGTGGGAGAGCGAGGCGCCAGCATGGGGCGCCGGGGAACAGCGTATGCCCGTCGACGTGTCTGGCTTGGCCAGCGGCACGTACGTGTGCCGGCTGCAGGCGTCGTCAACGGTTCTCACCAGGAAAGTGGTGATCGTGCGATGA
- a CDS encoding ROK family protein yields MLALDLGGTKLATALFTEEGQALRKDIVPLQQRSGREVGALICAQINALLEAAEDGGYLPQAIGVSVPGIYYAASGRVWAPNIPGWQEYPLLEEISSLPATSRLVVTIDSDRAAYILGETWQGAAKGCRNAIFLAVGTGIGAGILVDGHLLRGHGDVAGAIGWLALDRPYRPEYKACGCFEYYASGAGIACLARELLAREPDYRGPLRAKPAEQLTAPDVFAAFAQGDGLAIRVLDQCIAFWGMAVANLVSLFNPEQIIFGGGVFGPAVQFLERIAEEARLWAQPISITQVRLVASALGGEAGLYGAARLAWLAAGKKTW; encoded by the coding sequence GTGTTAGCTCTCGACCTGGGTGGCACCAAGTTGGCCACGGCCCTTTTCACCGAGGAGGGCCAGGCGCTGCGCAAAGACATCGTGCCCTTGCAACAGAGGAGCGGTCGCGAGGTCGGCGCCCTCATCTGCGCCCAGATCAACGCTCTGCTCGAGGCAGCGGAGGACGGCGGCTATCTGCCGCAGGCCATTGGAGTCTCGGTACCGGGCATTTACTACGCTGCCAGCGGTCGGGTGTGGGCGCCGAACATCCCAGGGTGGCAGGAGTACCCCCTCCTTGAGGAGATTAGCTCTTTGCCGGCTACATCGCGGCTGGTGGTGACCATCGACAGCGACCGTGCCGCCTACATCCTCGGCGAGACGTGGCAAGGCGCGGCCAAGGGGTGCCGAAACGCCATTTTCTTGGCGGTGGGCACGGGCATTGGCGCCGGCATCCTGGTCGACGGCCACCTGCTGCGGGGACACGGTGATGTGGCCGGCGCCATTGGCTGGTTGGCCTTGGACAGGCCCTACCGCCCTGAGTATAAGGCGTGCGGCTGCTTTGAATACTATGCTTCGGGCGCAGGCATCGCCTGCCTTGCCCGCGAGCTCCTCGCCCGCGAACCCGATTATCGTGGCCCATTGCGCGCAAAGCCCGCGGAGCAGCTCACCGCGCCGGATGTCTTTGCCGCCTTTGCCCAAGGAGATGGGCTGGCCATTCGCGTTCTTGACCAGTGCATCGCTTTTTGGGGCATGGCAGTGGCTAACCTGGTGAGCCTTTTCAACCCGGAGCAGATCATCTTCGGGGGCGGGGTCTTTGGCCCGGCCGTGCAGTTTTTGGAACGTATCGCCGAAGAGGCACGGCTGTGGGCGCAGCCCATCAGCATAACCCAGGTGCGGCTGGTGGCCTCCGCGTTGGGTGGCGAGGCAGGACTCTATGGCGCCGCCCGCCTCGCCTGGCTGGCAGCCGGAAAGAAAACATGGTGA